A window of Polyodon spathula isolate WHYD16114869_AA chromosome 30, ASM1765450v1, whole genome shotgun sequence contains these coding sequences:
- the si:ch211-161h7.8 gene encoding thiosulfate:glutathione sulfurtransferase: protein MLIKDCVKSTVITMLLLRRILVVAGSYVSNPASSCKNNLKHVCNFKTSSAVMGQTVSQDKVVSYEQLKKMLESHNIQLFDVRSPEEFQAGRIPSSTNIPLGELDQALKMDSETFKKLFNVEKPQKQDSNIVFQCQSGKRSATALETAVNQGYTKAKHYAGGYSEWSEREGN from the exons ATGTTGATTAAAGATTGTGTTAAAAGTACTGTAATTACAATGCTGCTGTTAAGAAGAATTCTTGTTGTGGCAGGTAGTTACGTTAGTAACCCTGCCTCCTCCTGTAAGAACAATCTCAAGCATGTGTGCAATTTCAAGACCTCATCTGCTGTGATGGGACAGACCGTATCTCAAG ATAAGGTAGTTTCCTATGAGCAGCTGAAAAAGATGCTGGAGAGCCACAACATCCAGCTGTTTGATGTGAGAAGCCCGGAGGAGTTCCAGGCTGGGAGGATTCCGAGCTCGACAAACATCCCCT TGGGTGAGCTGGATCAAGCCTTGAAGATGGACTCCGAGACTTTTAAGAAGTTGTTTAATGTGGAGAAACCTCAAAAGCAGGACAGCAACATTGTCTTCCAGTGCCAGTCAGGGAAAAGAAGTGCCACTGCCCTAGAAACTGCAGTGAACCAGGGATACACCAA GGCTAAACATTATGCTGGAGGCTACAGCGAATGGTCAGAGCGTGAGGGAAACTGA